From Pantoea sp. Ep11b, the proteins below share one genomic window:
- the mepA gene encoding penicillin-insensitive murein endopeptidase, with the protein MKRLLLILSALLVSASSLAATPWQRIQQPISGAPQSIGGFANGCIVGAEALPLNSPHYQVMRQDQRRYFGHPDLIQFIQRLSNQVHNLQLGNVLIGDMGMAAGGRFSSGHASHQTGLDVDIWLQLPKTRWSAQQLLKPQPLDLVGPGDRNVIARHWQPEIDSLIKLAAKDDEVTRIFVNPAIKKQLCADAGSDRAWLRKVRPWFAHRAHMHVRLRCPAGSPGCEEQPEPPVGDGCGAELQSWFLPKQPGSGAPVKREPPPLPPACQALLDKHLL; encoded by the coding sequence ATGAAGAGACTCCTGCTTATCCTGAGCGCGCTGCTGGTCAGCGCCTCCAGCCTGGCAGCCACGCCGTGGCAGCGAATTCAGCAGCCTATCAGCGGCGCACCGCAGTCCATCGGTGGCTTCGCCAACGGCTGCATTGTCGGCGCCGAGGCGTTGCCGCTCAATTCGCCTCACTATCAGGTGATGCGTCAGGATCAGCGTCGCTATTTCGGTCATCCCGATCTGATTCAGTTTATTCAGCGACTCAGTAACCAGGTGCACAACCTGCAGCTGGGCAATGTGCTGATCGGCGATATGGGGATGGCAGCAGGTGGCCGCTTCAGCAGCGGTCACGCCAGCCACCAGACCGGGCTCGACGTCGATATCTGGCTGCAGCTGCCGAAAACCCGCTGGAGCGCGCAGCAGCTGCTGAAGCCGCAGCCGCTGGATCTGGTGGGGCCGGGCGATCGCAATGTGATTGCCCGCCACTGGCAGCCGGAAATCGATAGCCTGATCAAACTGGCTGCGAAAGATGATGAAGTCACACGCATTTTCGTCAATCCGGCGATCAAAAAGCAGCTGTGTGCCGATGCCGGAAGCGACCGGGCATGGCTGCGAAAAGTGCGTCCGTGGTTCGCGCATCGCGCCCATATGCATGTGCGGCTGCGCTGCCCGGCGGGCAGTCCGGGCTGTGAAGAGCAGCCAGAACCGCCTGTGGGTGACGGCTGTGGTGCCGAGTTGCAGAGCTGGTTCCTGCCGAAGCAGCCGGGTTCCGGTGCGCCCGTGAAACGCGAGCCGCCACCGCTTCCGCCTGCCTGTCAGGCCCTGCTGGATAAACATC
- the aroC gene encoding chorismate synthase, whose amino-acid sequence MAGNSIGQFFRVTTFGESHGLALGCIVDGVPPGIPLTEADIQHDLDRRRPGTSRYTTQRREPDQVKILSGVFEGVTTGTSIGLLIENTDQRSQDYGAIKDLFRPGHADYTYEQKYGQRDYRGGGRSSARETAMRVAAGAIAKKYLQMKHGVVVRGYLAQIGDVACELKDWSIVEQNPFFCPDADKLEALDELMRGLKKEGDSIGAKVTVMADNVPPGLGEPVFDRLDADLAHALMSINAVKGVEIGDGFAVVNQRGSQHRDEIRREGFQSNHAGGILGGISSGQTISANLAMKPTSSITVPGKTITRDGEEVEMITKGRHDPCVGIRAVPIAEAMMAIVLMDHLLRQRAQNGDVNSTVPRW is encoded by the coding sequence ATGGCCGGAAACAGCATCGGGCAATTTTTTCGAGTAACCACCTTTGGCGAATCCCACGGTCTGGCGCTGGGCTGTATCGTTGACGGCGTGCCGCCGGGCATTCCGCTGACGGAAGCCGATATCCAGCACGATCTCGATCGTCGTCGTCCTGGCACCTCGCGCTACACCACACAGCGCCGCGAGCCGGATCAGGTGAAAATTTTGTCGGGTGTTTTTGAAGGGGTCACCACCGGCACCTCCATCGGCCTGCTGATTGAGAACACCGATCAGCGGTCGCAGGATTACGGTGCCATTAAAGATCTCTTCCGTCCGGGCCATGCTGATTACACCTACGAACAGAAATATGGTCAGCGCGACTATCGTGGCGGTGGCCGCTCGTCAGCGCGCGAAACCGCGATGCGCGTGGCGGCGGGGGCGATTGCCAAAAAGTATCTGCAGATGAAGCATGGCGTGGTGGTGCGCGGCTATCTGGCGCAGATCGGTGACGTCGCCTGCGAGCTGAAGGACTGGAGCATTGTTGAACAGAACCCGTTCTTCTGCCCGGATGCCGACAAGCTGGAGGCGCTGGATGAGTTGATGCGTGGCCTGAAAAAAGAGGGCGACTCCATTGGCGCAAAAGTCACGGTGATGGCGGACAACGTGCCGCCGGGCTTGGGCGAGCCGGTGTTTGATCGTCTGGATGCCGATCTGGCGCATGCGCTGATGAGCATCAATGCGGTGAAAGGGGTCGAAATCGGTGACGGTTTTGCCGTCGTGAACCAGCGCGGCAGCCAGCATCGCGACGAAATCCGCCGCGAGGGTTTCCAGAGTAACCATGCGGGCGGCATTCTGGGCGGCATCAGCAGCGGCCAGACCATCAGCGCCAACCTGGCGATGAAACCGACCTCCAGCATCACCGTACCGGGCAAAACCATTACCCGTGACGGCGAAGAGGTGGAGATGATCACCAAAGGCCGCCACGATCCCTGCGTCGGGATCCGCGCTGTGCCGATCGCCGAGGCGATGATGGCGATCGTCCTGATGGATCATCTGCTGCGCCAGCGGGCGCAGAACGGTGACGTCAACAGCACCGTGCCGCGCTGGTGA
- the prmB gene encoding 50S ribosomal protein L3 N(5)-glutamine methyltransferase: protein MDKIFVDEAVNELHTIQDMLRWAVSRFSAAGIWYGHGTDNPWDEAVQLVLPSLWLPLDIPEDMRNARLTASERLLIVERVIRRVNERIPVAYLTNKAWFCGHEFFVDERVLVPRSPIGELIENRFAGLVSTPPRHILDMCTGSGCIAIACAYAFPEAEVDAVDISTGALAVAEQNIEEHGLIHQVTPIRADLFRELPPLKYDLIVTNPPYVDAEDMDDLPNEYRHEPELGLAAGSDGLKLVRRILACAPDYLSEQGVLVCEVGNSMVHMIEQYPDVPFTWLEFDNGGDGVFTLTRQQIVDAQHHFSFYKD from the coding sequence GTGGACAAAATTTTCGTCGATGAGGCAGTGAACGAACTGCACACTATTCAGGACATGCTGCGCTGGGCGGTCAGCCGCTTTTCCGCTGCCGGAATCTGGTACGGGCATGGCACAGATAACCCCTGGGACGAAGCCGTTCAACTGGTCCTGCCGTCACTCTGGCTGCCGCTGGATATTCCTGAAGATATGCGCAATGCGCGTCTGACCGCCAGCGAACGTCTCTTAATCGTTGAACGCGTGATCCGTCGCGTCAACGAGCGCATCCCGGTCGCCTATCTGACCAACAAAGCCTGGTTCTGCGGCCACGAATTTTTTGTGGATGAGCGCGTGCTGGTGCCGCGTTCACCCATCGGCGAACTGATAGAGAACCGCTTTGCCGGTCTGGTCAGCACACCACCGCGTCATATTCTTGATATGTGTACCGGCAGCGGCTGTATCGCGATCGCCTGCGCCTACGCCTTCCCGGAAGCGGAAGTCGATGCGGTTGATATCTCTACCGGTGCGCTGGCGGTGGCCGAGCAGAACATCGAAGAGCATGGCCTTATCCATCAGGTTACGCCAATCCGCGCCGACCTGTTCCGTGAACTGCCGCCGCTGAAATATGATCTGATCGTCACCAATCCGCCTTATGTGGATGCGGAAGATATGGACGATCTGCCGAACGAATATCGCCACGAGCCGGAGCTTGGTCTGGCGGCCGGCAGCGACGGCCTGAAGCTGGTGCGCCGCATTCTGGCCTGCGCGCCTGACTACCTCAGCGAGCAGGGCGTTCTGGTCTGCGAAGTGGGCAACAGCATGGTGCACATGATCGAGCAGTATCCTGATGTGCCGTTCACCTGGCTGGAATTCGACAACGGCGGGGATGGTGTCTTTACCCTGACGCGCCAGCAGATCGTCGACGCACAACACCATTTCTCTTTTTACAAAGACTAA
- the smrB gene encoding endonuclease SmrB, whose translation MSKKTPLSPDDQALFRQLMTGTRQLKQDTFVHKAPVKTRQVPIKRLLSEQADNSHYFSDEFQPLLSTEGATRYVRADVSHFELKKLRRGDYTPEIFLDLHGLTQQQAKQELGALIAACRREHLFCASVMTGHGKHILKQQTPLWLAQHPWVMAFHQAPKLFGGDAALLVLIEIEEWQPPVLP comes from the coding sequence ATGAGTAAAAAAACGCCCTTAAGCCCGGATGATCAGGCGCTGTTTCGCCAGTTAATGACTGGCACGCGTCAGTTAAAACAGGACACTTTTGTCCATAAAGCGCCAGTAAAAACGCGCCAGGTGCCGATAAAACGTCTGCTTTCAGAGCAGGCGGACAACAGCCACTACTTCTCGGATGAGTTTCAGCCGCTGCTGTCGACCGAAGGCGCAACCCGCTATGTGCGCGCCGACGTCAGCCACTTTGAGCTGAAAAAACTGCGGCGCGGCGACTACACGCCGGAAATTTTCCTCGACCTGCACGGCCTGACACAGCAGCAGGCCAAGCAGGAGCTGGGCGCTCTGATCGCCGCCTGCCGCCGTGAACATCTGTTCTGCGCCAGCGTTATGACCGGTCATGGAAAACATATTCTGAAGCAGCAGACGCCGCTCTGGCTGGCCCAGCATCCGTGGGTGATGGCTTTTCATCAGGCACCGAAACTGTTCGGCGGCGACGCCGCGCTGCTGGTGCTGATTGAAATTGAGGAGTGGCAACCGCCCGTGTTGCCTTAA
- the sixA gene encoding phosphohistidine phosphatase SixA: MQVFIMRHGDAALEAASDSVRPLTLCGCDESRQMAHWLNSQTPEIERVLVSPYLRAQQTLATVREAFSLPENQDVLPELTPGGDPERVGCYLQMLANEGVKSALVISHLPLVGYLVSELCPQEAPPMFATSAIACVEFDPAEHAGKLLWQVSPKKLAKAI, encoded by the coding sequence ATGCAAGTTTTTATCATGCGTCACGGCGATGCGGCTCTGGAAGCAGCCAGTGATTCTGTCAGGCCTTTAACCTTATGTGGCTGCGATGAATCCCGTCAGATGGCTCACTGGCTGAACAGCCAGACGCCGGAAATTGAGCGTGTCCTGGTGAGTCCCTATTTACGCGCGCAGCAGACGCTCGCTACCGTGCGTGAAGCCTTCTCCCTGCCTGAAAATCAGGATGTGCTGCCGGAGTTAACGCCGGGTGGCGATCCCGAACGCGTCGGCTGCTATCTGCAGATGCTGGCGAACGAAGGCGTGAAATCGGCTCTGGTGATCTCACACCTGCCGCTGGTTGGCTATTTAGTCTCTGAGCTCTGCCCGCAGGAAGCACCGCCGATGTTTGCCACGTCTGCGATCGCCTGCGTAGAGTTTGACCCTGCAGAGCATGCCGGCAAACTGCTCTGGCAGGTCAGTCCGAAAAAGCTGGCCAAAGCTATCTGA
- the fadJ gene encoding fatty acid oxidation complex subunit alpha FadJ yields the protein MEQKAFHLTMRGDHVGIITIDVPGEKMNTLKAEFAAEITAIIAEARRDPQLAGLVLISGKTDNFIAGADISMIDRCQSAQEAEALAKQGQEVMAALDALPFPVVAAIHGACLGGGLELALACDARICSLDDKTRLGLPEVQLGLLPGSGGTQRLPRLIGVRQALPLILTGKSVRAKQARRLGIVDDAVPRSILLETAIARVKKGKVSGRALPLRDRLLQGPAGRQALFTLAARQTAAKTQGNYPAAQRIIDVVRTGLAQGSRAGHEAEARAFGELAMTPESVALRGIFFATTAMKKERGGEAEPASVRHVAVLGGGLMGGGIASVTAIHAGLPVRIKDISLEGVNHALKSSWELLSKKVRRRQITPAQRQQQMARITGGIDYQGFARRDVVIEAVFEDLALKQQMVREVEAHCQPHTLFASNTSSLPIAEIAAGAQRPENVIGLHYFSPVEKMPLVEVIPHLNTSTATLVTTVALARSQGKTPVVVADKPGFYVNRILTPYINEAMRCLLEGEPIDHIDRALVKAGFPVGPLQLLDEVGIDVGSKISPILEQAYGERFAAPAAFDAVLKDGRKGRKNRKGFYRYDQPRWQRKKPDASLYALLKVTPQARQSEAEIAERCLMMMLNEAARCLDEQVIRCARDGDIGAVFGIGFPPFLGGPFHYIDRLGAAEVVNRLTRLTQRYGDRFTPCDALIQAARK from the coding sequence ATGGAGCAGAAAGCGTTTCATCTGACGATGCGCGGCGATCACGTCGGCATCATTACTATTGATGTTCCCGGCGAGAAGATGAACACCCTGAAAGCGGAATTTGCCGCAGAGATCACGGCCATTATTGCGGAGGCGCGGCGCGATCCGCAGCTGGCGGGGCTGGTGCTAATCTCCGGTAAAACGGACAACTTTATCGCTGGCGCAGACATCAGCATGATCGACCGCTGCCAGAGTGCGCAGGAAGCCGAAGCGCTGGCAAAGCAGGGCCAGGAGGTGATGGCCGCCCTGGATGCGCTGCCGTTTCCGGTGGTCGCGGCGATTCACGGCGCCTGTCTCGGTGGCGGCCTGGAACTGGCGCTGGCGTGCGATGCGCGCATCTGCTCGCTGGATGATAAAACCCGGCTCGGGCTGCCGGAAGTACAGCTCGGCCTGCTGCCGGGGTCAGGCGGTACCCAGCGATTGCCGCGGTTGATCGGCGTCCGGCAGGCGCTGCCGCTGATCCTGACCGGCAAAAGCGTGCGGGCGAAGCAGGCGCGCAGGCTGGGGATCGTTGACGACGCCGTGCCCCGGTCGATTCTGCTGGAAACCGCCATCGCCAGGGTAAAGAAAGGCAAGGTCAGCGGACGAGCGCTGCCGCTGCGTGACCGTCTGCTGCAGGGTCCAGCCGGTCGTCAGGCGCTGTTCACGCTGGCGGCCCGCCAGACGGCCGCGAAAACCCAGGGTAACTATCCGGCGGCACAGCGCATCATCGATGTAGTGCGCACCGGGCTGGCGCAGGGCAGCCGGGCCGGTCACGAGGCGGAAGCGCGCGCCTTCGGTGAACTGGCGATGACGCCCGAATCAGTCGCACTGCGCGGGATTTTCTTCGCCACGACCGCCATGAAAAAGGAGCGGGGCGGAGAGGCGGAACCCGCCAGCGTCAGACATGTTGCGGTGCTTGGCGGCGGTCTGATGGGCGGCGGTATCGCCAGCGTCACCGCCATCCACGCCGGCTTGCCGGTGCGCATCAAAGATATCAGCCTGGAAGGGGTTAACCACGCGCTGAAAAGCAGCTGGGAGCTGCTGAGCAAAAAGGTCAGGCGACGTCAGATTACCCCGGCACAGCGTCAGCAGCAGATGGCCCGCATTACCGGCGGCATCGATTATCAGGGCTTTGCCCGGCGCGATGTGGTGATCGAAGCCGTCTTTGAGGATCTGGCGCTGAAGCAGCAGATGGTTCGCGAAGTGGAAGCACACTGCCAGCCCCATACGCTGTTTGCCTCCAACACCTCCTCGCTGCCGATTGCGGAGATCGCCGCAGGTGCGCAGCGCCCGGAGAATGTGATCGGGCTGCACTACTTCAGTCCGGTAGAGAAGATGCCGCTGGTGGAGGTGATCCCCCATCTCAATACCTCCACCGCGACGCTGGTGACCACGGTGGCACTGGCGCGCAGCCAGGGCAAAACGCCTGTTGTGGTGGCGGACAAGCCTGGCTTTTATGTTAACCGTATCCTGACGCCCTACATCAATGAGGCGATGCGTTGTCTGCTGGAAGGGGAGCCGATCGACCATATCGATCGCGCGCTGGTGAAGGCCGGGTTCCCGGTAGGGCCGCTGCAGTTGCTGGATGAGGTCGGTATCGACGTTGGCAGTAAAATCAGCCCGATTCTGGAGCAGGCTTACGGTGAACGCTTTGCCGCGCCCGCCGCGTTTGATGCGGTGCTGAAGGATGGGCGCAAAGGCCGTAAAAACCGCAAAGGCTTCTATCGCTATGACCAGCCTCGCTGGCAGCGTAAAAAACCTGATGCTTCGCTCTATGCGCTGCTGAAGGTGACGCCGCAGGCCCGTCAGAGCGAAGCGGAGATTGCGGAACGCTGCCTGATGATGATGCTCAATGAGGCGGCTCGCTGTCTTGATGAACAGGTGATTCGCTGTGCCCGCGATGGGGATATTGGCGCGGTGTTTGGCATCGGTTTTCCGCCTTTCCTGGGCGGTCCGTTCCACTACATCGACCGGCTGGGGGCGGCAGAAGTTGTTAACCGATTAACCCGGCTTACGCAGCGTTATGGCGACCGGTTTACCCCCTGTGACGCGCTGATTCAGGCGGCCAGAAAATAG
- the fadI gene encoding acetyl-CoA C-acyltransferase FadI, with protein sequence MSKAQPLLTRDGERIAITHGLRTPFLRQATGFHGIPAIELGRMVVSELMARSELPPEVIEQLVFGQVVQMPEAPNIAREIVLSSGLGVQTDAYSVSRACATSFQAVASVAESLMAGTISAGIAGGADSSSVLPIGVSKTLARALVDLNKARSVGQKLQILRRLRPRDLLPVPPAVAEYSTGLRMGDTAEQMAKSHGITRQAQDALALRSHQRAARAWQSGVLQQEVMAAFVPPWKSAIDQDNNVRMDAKAEDYARLRPAFDRQHGSVTAANSTPLTDGAAAVILMREGRARELGLSPLGYLRSYAFTAIDVQQDMLLGPAYASPLALDRAGVTLDDLTLIDMHEAFAAQTLSNLQLFRDERFAREVLNRPHALGEVNEERFNVLGGSIAYGHPFAATGARMITQTLNELRRRGGGLGLVTACAAGGLGAAMVLEAE encoded by the coding sequence ATGAGCAAAGCGCAGCCGCTGCTGACGCGCGATGGTGAACGCATCGCAATAACCCACGGGTTACGCACCCCTTTTCTGCGCCAGGCGACCGGCTTTCATGGCATCCCCGCCATTGAGCTGGGGCGAATGGTGGTCAGCGAATTAATGGCGCGCAGTGAGCTGCCGCCGGAGGTTATCGAACAGCTGGTCTTTGGTCAGGTGGTGCAGATGCCGGAAGCGCCAAACATTGCGCGCGAGATTGTCCTGAGCAGCGGGCTCGGCGTGCAGACCGATGCTTACAGCGTCAGTCGCGCCTGCGCCACCAGTTTTCAGGCGGTTGCCAGCGTGGCGGAGAGCCTGATGGCGGGCACCATCTCGGCGGGCATCGCCGGTGGCGCGGACTCCTCGTCCGTGCTGCCGATTGGCGTCAGCAAAACCCTGGCGCGTGCGCTGGTGGATCTCAACAAAGCCCGCAGCGTCGGACAAAAACTGCAGATCCTGCGCCGTCTGCGCCCGCGCGATCTGCTGCCGGTGCCGCCCGCCGTGGCGGAGTACTCCACCGGGCTGCGGATGGGCGACACGGCAGAGCAGATGGCGAAAAGTCACGGCATTACGCGGCAAGCCCAGGATGCGCTGGCGCTGCGTTCTCATCAGCGTGCCGCCCGAGCCTGGCAATCCGGCGTTCTGCAGCAGGAGGTGATGGCAGCCTTTGTGCCGCCGTGGAAAAGCGCCATCGATCAGGACAACAATGTGCGCATGGACGCGAAAGCTGAAGATTACGCCCGGCTGCGTCCGGCGTTTGACCGTCAGCACGGCAGCGTCACCGCCGCCAATAGCACGCCGCTGACCGATGGTGCGGCCGCGGTGATTCTGATGCGCGAAGGCCGTGCCCGGGAGCTGGGCCTCAGCCCGCTGGGCTATCTGCGCAGCTACGCCTTTACGGCAATTGATGTCCAACAGGATATGTTGCTGGGGCCTGCGTATGCCTCGCCGCTGGCGCTGGATCGGGCCGGGGTCACGCTGGATGATCTGACGCTGATTGATATGCATGAAGCTTTTGCAGCCCAGACGCTGAGTAACCTGCAGCTGTTCCGCGATGAGCGCTTTGCCCGGGAGGTGCTGAATCGTCCGCATGCGCTGGGCGAAGTAAATGAAGAGCGCTTCAACGTGCTGGGCGGATCGATTGCCTATGGTCATCCGTTTGCCGCGACGGGCGCGCGCATGATCACGCAGACGCTGAACGAACTCCGGCGGCGCGGCGGCGGGCTGGGACTGGTCACGGCCTGCGCGGCGGGTGGTCTGGGTGCGGCAATGGTTCTGGAGGCCGAATAA
- a CDS encoding YfcZ/YiiS family protein: MTDAIKKCSANETAACCCVDVGTVMDNTDCTASWSEWFASRAEADAKLAQLTRRAREVESEPCVIAARFSDVNQGVQLDIDFTFSCQAETLIFQLGLR; the protein is encoded by the coding sequence ATGACTGATGCCATTAAAAAATGCAGTGCGAATGAAACCGCCGCCTGCTGTTGTGTCGATGTGGGTACGGTGATGGATAACACCGATTGCACCGCCAGCTGGTCTGAGTGGTTTGCCAGCCGCGCGGAAGCGGACGCTAAATTAGCGCAGCTGACCCGGCGCGCCCGCGAGGTAGAGTCGGAACCCTGTGTCATTGCAGCCCGCTTCAGCGACGTGAATCAGGGCGTGCAGCTCGACATCGATTTCACGTTCAGCTGCCAGGCAGAAACCCTGATTTTCCAGCTCGGTTTGCGCTAA
- the fadL gene encoding long-chain fatty acid transporter FadL codes for MNHKNLFAKSAVAAAVALVSSHVYAAGFQLNEFSSIGLGRAYSGEGAMGDTAASASRNPATMALMDRPEFSIGAVYIAPDVNISGRSPSGRSLDANNIAPNQWVPNIHYVQPINDQWWIGASATSNYGLATEFNNGYTAGGYGGKTDLVTGNFNLSTAYRLNEHFSVGVGFDAVYAKAKIERYAGESGARLGVPADTQVAHLKGDEWGYGWNAGVLYEVDENNRFGFTYRSEVKVDFDGDYKSSLSSRLNAVNNPTVTGIPYGTSGTTVPGALTLNLPEMWEVSGWHKVAPQWAVHYSMAYTSWSQFQELKATGSNGQTLFYKDESFHDAYRIALGTTYSYDKNWTFRTGIAFDDSPVPADKRSISIPDQDRLWLSAGTSYAFNDDASVDVGISYMHGQKVTVKEGPYTFTSEGKAWLYGANFNYKF; via the coding sequence ATGAACCATAAAAACCTGTTTGCAAAGTCAGCCGTGGCGGCTGCAGTGGCGCTTGTCTCTTCACACGTTTACGCAGCTGGGTTTCAGTTAAATGAGTTCTCTTCGATTGGTTTAGGTCGCGCATATTCAGGCGAAGGGGCAATGGGTGATACGGCAGCCTCCGCCAGCCGTAACCCGGCAACCATGGCGTTAATGGATCGCCCAGAGTTTTCTATCGGTGCGGTGTATATTGCGCCGGACGTCAATATCAGTGGTCGCAGTCCCAGCGGACGCAGCCTGGATGCGAATAATATTGCCCCGAATCAGTGGGTGCCGAATATTCATTACGTTCAGCCTATTAACGATCAGTGGTGGATCGGGGCGTCAGCCACCTCTAACTACGGCTTAGCAACAGAGTTTAATAATGGTTACACCGCAGGCGGCTATGGCGGCAAGACCGACCTGGTCACCGGCAACTTCAATCTGAGCACCGCCTACCGGTTAAATGAACATTTCAGCGTGGGCGTCGGTTTTGATGCGGTCTATGCAAAAGCTAAAATTGAACGTTATGCGGGTGAATCCGGCGCGAGACTGGGCGTACCGGCAGACACGCAGGTGGCCCATCTGAAAGGCGACGAGTGGGGCTACGGCTGGAACGCTGGTGTCCTGTATGAAGTGGATGAGAATAACCGCTTCGGCTTTACCTACCGTTCAGAAGTCAAAGTCGATTTCGATGGCGATTATAAGAGCAGCCTCTCATCGCGCCTGAATGCGGTGAACAATCCGACCGTGACCGGCATCCCTTATGGCACCAGCGGCACCACCGTTCCGGGCGCGTTAACGCTGAACCTGCCGGAGATGTGGGAAGTGTCGGGCTGGCATAAAGTGGCGCCGCAGTGGGCGGTGCACTACAGCATGGCGTACACCAGCTGGAGTCAGTTCCAGGAGCTGAAAGCGACCGGATCGAATGGCCAGACGCTGTTCTATAAAGATGAGAGCTTCCACGATGCCTACCGCATCGCGCTGGGCACCACCTACTCCTACGACAAAAACTGGACTTTCCGCACCGGTATCGCGTTTGACGACAGTCCGGTGCCCGCCGACAAGCGTTCCATCTCCATTCCCGACCAGGATCGTCTGTGGCTGAGCGCCGGGACCTCCTATGCCTTTAACGATGATGCCTCGGTGGATGTAGGCATCTCTTACATGCATGGACAGAAAGTGACGGTGAAAGAAGGCCCCTATACCTTTACCTCTGAAGGTAAGGCGTGGCTCTACGGCGCAAACTTTAACTATAAGTTCTGA
- the mlaA gene encoding phospholipid-binding lipoprotein MlaA has protein sequence MNFRLTSLAVASVLLVGCASSKPANSDPAERSDPFEGFNRTMFNFNYNVLDPYLLRPVAVAWRDYVPVPARTGLSNFLGNLEEPASMVNAILVGDGRDAGIHFTRFFLNSVLGLGGFIDVAGKANPALAREEPHRFGTTLGHYGVGYGPYVELPAYGSFTVRQDGGDYVDTLYPILGWLTWPMSIGKWTLEGIESRAQLLDSDGILKQQRDPYAFIRNAYFQRHDFLARGGKLKPEDNPNAAAIQDDLKDIDAP, from the coding sequence ATGAATTTTCGCCTGACCAGCCTGGCTGTTGCCAGCGTCCTTCTGGTGGGTTGTGCCAGTTCAAAGCCGGCGAATAGCGATCCTGCTGAACGCAGCGATCCGTTCGAAGGCTTTAACCGCACGATGTTTAACTTTAACTACAACGTGCTTGACCCCTATCTGCTGCGTCCGGTAGCGGTGGCCTGGCGTGACTATGTGCCGGTCCCGGCGCGTACCGGCCTGAGCAACTTCCTGGGCAACCTTGAGGAGCCAGCCAGCATGGTCAACGCCATTCTGGTAGGGGATGGACGCGATGCGGGCATTCACTTTACCCGTTTCTTCCTGAACAGCGTGCTGGGCCTGGGCGGTTTCATCGACGTTGCCGGTAAAGCGAACCCGGCGCTGGCGCGTGAAGAGCCGCACCGTTTCGGGACCACGCTCGGCCACTATGGCGTCGGCTATGGCCCCTACGTCGAACTGCCTGCGTACGGCAGCTTCACGGTCCGTCAGGATGGCGGCGACTACGTGGATACGCTCTATCCGATCCTCGGCTGGCTCACCTGGCCGATGTCGATCGGTAAGTGGACGCTTGAAGGGATTGAGTCCCGTGCGCAGCTGCTGGATTCCGATGGCATCCTGAAACAGCAGCGCGACCCTTATGCCTTTATCCGCAACGCCTACTTCCAGCGTCACGACTTCCTGGCGCGCGGCGGTAAGCTGAAGCCGGAAGATAATCCTAACGCGGCGGCGATTCAGGATGACCTGAAGGATATCGACGCGCCGTAG